The following are from one region of the Anomalospiza imberbis isolate Cuckoo-Finch-1a 21T00152 unplaced genomic scaffold, ASM3175350v1 scaffold_65, whole genome shotgun sequence genome:
- the QPRT gene encoding nicotinate-nucleotide pyrophosphorylase [carboxylating] → MARSPPGSVPLGRGWAPAPPPHRLRALARAWLDEDAPWPDAAGAAAGDTATRAELLSKAGGGPGGVLAGAPFAEAVFGVSGCRVTWRVPEGAALPPGRAVVAEVEGPAAGVLAGERVALNILGRCSGVASMAARAVGVARAQGWAGVVAGTRKTTPGFRLAEKYALGVGGADPHRGGLGGLILLKDNHRALAAAAGGLEQMILGVRRAGGFTRRLEVECSSAEEALAAAGAGADIVLLDNLAPQELHAAAAQVKAAHPGVMVEASGGIVLETLPQFLGPHIDVVSMGCLTHSAPALDFALRVLEP, encoded by the exons ATGGCCCGCTCGCCCCCCGGCTCGGTGCCCctcggccggggctgggcccccgcgccgcccccgcaCCGCCTGCGCGCCCTGGCCCGCGCGTGGCTGGACGAGGACGCGCCCTGGCCGGacgcggcgggggcggccgcgggggacACCGCGACCCGCGCGGAGCTGCTCAGCAAGGCcggggggggcccggggggcgTCCTGGCGGGGGCCCCCTTCGCCGAGGCCGTTTTCGGGGTGTCGGGGTGCCGGGTCACCTGGAGGGTGCCCGAGGGGGCAGCGCTGCCCCCCGGGCGGGCGGTGGTGGCCGAGGTGGAGGGTCCGGCCGCGGGGGTGCTGGCGGGGGAGAGGGTGGCCCTCAATATTTTGGGGCGCTGCAGCGGGGTGGCCTCGATGGCCGCGAGGGCCGTGGGGGTGGCCCGGGCTCAGGGCTGGGCGGGGGTCGTGGCGGGCACCCGAAAAACCACGCCCGGCTTCCGCTTGGCGGAGAAATACGcgctgggggtggggggcgcCGACCCCCAccggggaggtttgggggggctcaTTCTGCTCAAGGACAATCACCGAGCGCtggcggcggcagcggggggGCTCGAGCAG ATGATTCTGGGGGTGCGCCGGGCCGGGGGCTTCACCCGCCGGTTGGAGGTCGAGTGCTCGAGTGCGGAGGAGGCGCTGGCAGCtgcgggggctggggctgacaTCGTCCTGCTGGACAACCTGGCCCCACAG GAGCTGCACGCGGCGGCAGCGCAGGTCAAGGCTGCACATCCCGGGGTGATGGTGGAGGCCAGCGGGGGCATCGTTTTGGAGACCCTCCCCCAGTTCTTGGGGCCCCACATCGACGTGGTGTCCATGGGGTGTCTGACCCACAGTGCCCCCGCCCTGGACTTCGCACTGCGGGTGCTGGAACCCTAA